One stretch of Arthrobacter polaris DNA includes these proteins:
- a CDS encoding LCP family protein codes for MSFSSPKVSKASNRSPVLTNPVRYPESASAPVRSKRAWFLLLLTLFXPGAAQIVAGNKRLGRLALRCTFAAWALVILAVVLALVQRETLLNLXTNPVTSLLIILLLAAAAVGWAVMFLNTLSIIKPAMLAPGMRALVGGALVVLMVLTSGTIGYGXFLINSGRNAISNIXQAGPDMVPVDGRYNFLVMGGDAGENRAGRRXDSIIVVSVDAKTGHAATISIPRNLQNAQFSPNXXLWGVYPEGYNCGDNCIINFLYTDVTNNHPGLYPNAQDPGAAAMMDAAGGILGLQIQGYVLIDMAGFAQLIDAMGGVTINAGGWVPISGDDINGTGTHLPPTGWISXGVQXLNGYHALWYARSRQWVLDYSRSQRQQCIQAAMLAQMDPATVFTKFSAIADAGSKVMESDLPAGQLGSFVSLALKSKKYDLAKLTIGPPDFSEEFSTYPDFALIHQRVKDLLNPAPAGQAPAPSTGSGASPADTSPAAXTRASTRGSFSTSSRPEAPSATPEITAEYLQQLAINGDDAMLTALLANNGTCSPG; via the coding sequence ATGAGTTTTAGCAGCCCCAAGGTTTCCAAGGCCTCCAACCGCTCACCAGTGTTGACCAACCCTGTCCGGTATCCGGAATCGGCGTCAGCACCCGTGCGTTCAAAACGAGCCTGGTTTCTGCTGCTGCTGACATTGTTTNTGCCCGGTGCAGCCCAAATAGTCGCTGGCAACAAACGGCTGGGCCGCCTTGCCCTGCGCTGTACTTTCGCTGCCTGGGCATTGGTGATCCTCGCCGTCGTCCTTGCCTTGGTACAGCGTGAAACCCTGCTGAACCTTNTTACAAATCCCGTGACATCGCTACTGATCATTCTGCTGCTGGCCGCGGCTGCCGTGGGCTGGGCGGTGATGTTCTTGAACACGCTGAGCATTATCAAACCCGCAATGTTAGCCCCGGGCATGCGCGCCCTAGTAGGCGGCGCCCTCGTAGTGCTGATGGTGCTCACCAGCGGCACCATTGGCTACGGGNCGTTCTTGATCAATTCTGGGCGCAACGCCATCAGCAATATTNTTCAAGCAGGACCGGACATGGTGCCGGTGGATGGCCGCTACAATTTTCTGGTCATGGGCGGGGATGCTGGTGAGAACCGCGCAGGGCGGCGCNCGGACTCGATCATTGTTGTTAGCGTCGATGCTAAAACCGGCCACGCCGCTACCATCAGCATTCCCCGCAACCTGCAAAATGCACAGTTCTCCCCAAATNCCNCGCTCTGGGGCGTGTATCCAGAAGGCTACAACTGCGGCGATAACTGCATCATCAACTTCCTCTACACGGACGTGACCAACAACCATCCTGGGCTGTACCCCAACGCCCAGGATCCCGGTGCAGCCGCCATGATGGATGCCGCTGGCGGAATTCTGGGGCTGCAAATCCAGGGCTATGTGTTGATCGACATGGCCGGTTTCGCCCAACTCATCGATGCCATGGGCGGGGTCACCATCAACGCTGGCGGCTGGGTTCCTATCAGCGGCGATGACATCAACGGAACAGGCACGCACCTCCCACCCACAGGGTGGATTTCCNCCGGTGTGCAANAGCTCAACGGCTATCATGCACTGTGGTACGCCCGCTCACGCCAATGGGTCCTTGACTACAGCCGCAGCCAACGCCAGCAGTGCATCCAAGCCGCCATGCTGGCACAGATGGATCCGGCCACCGTGTTCACCAAGTTCAGCGCCATTGCGGACGCGGGTTCAAAGGTCATGGAATCTGACCTGCCTGCCGGTCAGCTGGGCAGCTTCGTCTCCTTGGCCTTGAAGTCCAAGAAGTACGATTTGGCCAAACTGACCATTGGCCCTCCTGATTTCTCCGAAGAGTTCTCCACCTACCCTGATTTTGCTTTGATCCACCAGCGTGTAAAGGACCTGCTAAACCCGGCTCCGGCGGGCCAGGCACCAGCGCCAAGCACCGGGTCCGGTGCGTCACCGGCGGACACCTCACCTGCGGCANCCACAAGAGCCAGCACCCGAGGTTCCTTCAGCACAAGCTCCCGCCCCGAAGCCCCGTCAGCAACGCCGGAGATCACCGCTGAGTATCTGCAGCAGCTGGCCATCAACGGCGACGATGCGATGCTCACAGCACTGTTGGCTAATAACGGCACCTGTTCCCCGGGCTAG
- a CDS encoding GtrA family protein encodes MYQKLTNRIKGLMGLFWREVAKFGVVGGVAFVIDTGIYLWLLGGSMGGHPTKAKIISAAVATVFSWLANRYWTFRHRRQANVLREMTLFIVMNGIGMGIAAACVYISHWVLGFESTTADFISGSVIGLVLGTIFRFFAYRFWVFTDELDAEPGFSGDRKLIEAEHEA; translated from the coding sequence ATGTACCAAAAGCTCACCAATCGCATCAAAGGCCTAATGGGCCTATTTTGGCGTGAAGTAGCAAAGTTCGGTGTGGTGGGCGGTGTTGCGTTCGTTATTGACACCGGCATCTACCTGTGGCTGCTTGGCGGAAGCATGGGCGGGCACCCCACCAAGGCCAAGATCATCTCAGCAGCCGTGGCAACTGTCTTTTCCTGGCTAGCCAACCGGTACTGGACGTTCCGCCACCGCCGCCAAGCCAACGTGCTGCGCGAAATGACCCTGTTCATCGTCATGAACGGCATCGGAATGGGCATTGCGGCAGCCTGTGTGTACATCTCCCACTGGGTGCTGGGTTTTGAATCCACCACCGCCGACTTCATCTCCGGCTCGGTCATCGGCCTTGTTCTGGGCACCATCTTTAGGTTCTTTGCGTACAGATTCTGGGTCTTTACCGACGAGCTCGACGCCGAGCCCGGCTTCTCCGGAGACCGTAAGCTCATCGAAGCCGAGCACGAGGCTTAA
- a CDS encoding WhiB family transcriptional regulator produces MGQAQLSVTNGQDDSLASQAAATYHSRGVPTDWYVDPAXSSAAAFHESENRKALEDAATAXLTSPEEDQALTAHPASVQGVDNQPIWIGLRRQLEDFSDEGELGWQTDALCAQTDPEAFFPXKGGSTRDAXXVCGACNVKAQCLEYALANDERFGIWGGLSERERRRLRKRAV; encoded by the coding sequence ATGGGGCAAGCGCAGCTGAGTGTGACCAATGGGCAAGACGATTCCTTGGCATCACAGGCCGCCGCTACGTACCATTCCCGTGGCGTGCCCACTGACTGGTATGTGGATCCGGCAGANTCAAGTGCGGCCGCCTTCCATGAAAGCGAAAATCGCAAGGCTTTAGAAGATGCTGCAACAGCNTTNTTGACCTCGCCTGAGGAAGATCAGGCCCTGACGGCCCATCCCGCGAGCGTTCAGGGAGTGGACAATCAGCCGATCTGGATCGGCTTGCGGCGCCAGCTTGAAGACTTCAGCGATGAAGGTGAACTAGGCTGGCAAACTGATGCGTTGTGCGCACAGACTGATCCGGAAGCGTTCTTCCCTGANAAGGGCGGCTCCACCCGGGACGCCAANAANGTTTGTGGTGCGTGCAACGTTAAGGCGCAATGTCTTGAATACGCTCTGGCCAATGATGAGCGGTTTGGAATCTGGGGTGGCCTGTCCGAGCGCGAGCGTCGGCGGCTGCGGAAGCGAGCGGTCTAA
- a CDS encoding 5-(carboxyamino)imidazole ribonucleotide synthase yields the protein MTFPVIGVVGGGQLARMMAPAAVALGFELRVLAESPDVCAVAVVAQAPVGDYTDLEALRGFAHGVDVLTFDHEHVPSEHLQTLIAEXVNVQPRPDALINAQDKLVMRAAIERLGLPXPAWAAVASVADITVFGNTHGWPVVLKMPRGGYDGKGVAFLRNADHAAEFAGDWFQAMNPLLVEEAVDFSRELSALXARTPSGEAKAWPVAESIQVAGXCDEVIAXAPGIADDVAAQAQQAALKIATELGVTGVMAAELFETPGRGPGYLINELAMRPHNTGHWTMDGSVTGQFEQHLRAVLDLPXGDTGALGEIVVMKNFLGGANQDLYSAYPAALAAEPSVKVHSYGKSVRPGRKIGHVNVIGSGNDDVTAVRARATTVANIIRDGA from the coding sequence GTGACTTTTCCTGTAATCGGTGTTGTGGGCGGCGGGCAGCTTGCCCGTATGATGGCCCCTGCAGCCGTGGCCCTTGGTTTTGAATTGCGTGTCTTGGCTGAATCCCCTGACGTATGTGCTGTGGCTGTTGTGGCCCAAGCACCCGTGGGTGACTACACAGACCTTGAGGCTCTGCGTGGCTTTGCCCACGGCGTTGACGTGCTCACTTTTGACCATGAACACGTCCCCAGCGAGCATTTGCAGACTCTCATCGCAGAGNGGGTGAACGTCCAGCCACGCCCTGACGCATTGATTAACGCCCAAGACAAGCTCGTCATGCGTGCAGCCATCGAGCGTCTGGGTCTACCANACCCGGCCTGGGCTGCTGTTGCATCCGTGGCCGACATCACGGTCTTTGGTAACACTCACGGCTGGCCCGTGGTGCTGAAAATGCCCCGTGGCGGCTATGACGGCAAGGGTGTGGCCTTCCTACGCAACGCCGATCACGCCGCGGAGTTCGCCGGCGATTGGTTCCAGGCCATGAACCCACTGCTCGTGGAGGAGGCTGTTGACTTCTCCCGCGAGCTCTCGGCCCTGNTGGCCCGCACTCCATCCGGCGAGGCCAAGGCGTGGCCCGTGGCCGAATCCATCCAGGTGGCAGGGNTGTGCGACGAAGTCATCGCCNCCGCCCCAGGCATTGCCGACGACGTCGCCGCCCAGGCACAGCAGGCAGCCCTGAAGATCGCCACCGAGCTTGGCGTCACCGGCGTCATGGCCGCCGAGCTCTTTGAAACCCCAGGCCGAGGCCCCGGCTATCTCATCAACGAACTCGCCATGCGCCCCCACAACACGGGGCATTGGACCATGGACGGTTCCGTGACAGGCCAGTTCGAGCAGCACTTGCGCGCCGTGCTGGACCTGCCCNTGGGCGACACCGGCGCACTGGGTGAGATTGTGGTCATGAAGAATTTCCTCGGCGGTGCCAACCAGGACCTCTACAGCGCCTACCCGGCAGCCCTGGCAGCGGAACCATCCGTGAAGGTGCACAGCTACGGAAAGTCCGTGCGCCCCGGCCGCAAGATTGGCCACGTCAACGTGATTGGCTCCGGGAACGACGACGTAACCGCCGTTCGCGCCCGCGCCACCACAGTGGCAAACATCATCCGCGACGGAGCATAG
- the purE gene encoding 5-(carboxyamino)imidazole ribonucleotide mutase produces MGSDSDWPVMEAAAAALSEFGIPFETDVVSAHRMPLEMIAYGQNAGARGLRVIIAGAGGAAHLPGMLASVTTLPVVGVPVPLKTLDGMDSXLSIVQMPAGVPVATVSIGGARNAGLLAVRMLACGTDALAAELAAKLSVFAQSLNDQASAKGAALREKAGTTYPLAMLPPVAVTADGENLRA; encoded by the coding sequence ATGGGTTCAGATTCTGACTGGCCCGTCATGGAAGCTGCCGCAGCAGCCCTGTCCGAGTTCGGTATCCCGTTCGAAACCGACGTGGTCTCAGCTCACCGCATGCCGTTGGAAATGATTGCCTACGGCCAAAATGCTGGTGCCCGCGGCCTCCGCGTCATCATTGCCGGTGCCGGTGGCGCTGCCCACCTGCCGGGCATGCTCGCCTCTGTCACCACGCTGCCGGTGGTGGGCGTCCCCGTACCGTTGAAGACCCTCGATGGCATGGACTCCNTGCTTTCCATTGTCCAGATGCCTGCTGGTGTCCCCGTGGCCACAGTGTCCATTGGCGGGGCCCGCAACGCAGGCCTACTCGCCGTGCGCATGCTTGCCTGCGGCACTGACGCGCTTGCCGCAGAGCTGGCAGCAAAACTGTCCGTCTTTGCTCAGTCACTAAATGATCAGGCTTCTGCCAAGGGTGCGGCCCTGCGTGAAAAGGCCGGAACCACCTACCCGTTGGCTATGCTCCCACCCGTGGCCGTCACGGCGGATGGTGAGAACCTCCGCGCATGA
- a CDS encoding TIGR03089 family protein — protein MDLLPNTXAALLNAFRTHNPTSPRLSWYGPDSERVEFSGRVLENWVAKTANYLVDELDAEPGTVVALDLPLHWRSMVWLLATWAVGSTAVTADAGTGTTDTGTPGVGTPGEGTTADLLANADIVATTDPAAAYQTLGAAKPXLVVAVALPALQMRWIGELPPRTLDYSGDVRAHADVFFAVDEPAATDLAWRHESAATSSATSYASLLAGLTPTGLPEAPQRVLLQVQDGWNAVVPAALKAWATGGSVVLLDTAVQPTDRLRSSENITLG, from the coding sequence ATGGACCTCCTCCCAAACACCNCTGCAGCCTTACTCAACGCCTTCCGCACCCACAACCCAACCTCGCCCCGGCTCTCCTGGTACGGCCCGGACTCCGAACGTGTGGAGTTCTCCGGACGCGTTTTGGAAAACTGGGTGGCCAAGACTGCTAATTATCTTGTTGACGAGCTCGACGCCGAACCCGGCACCGTCGTGGCTCTTGACCTCCCGCTACACTGGCGCTCGATGGTCTGGCTCCTTGCCACCTGGGCTGTTGGCTCCACGGCCGTCACGGCCGATGCTGGCACAGGAACGACGGACACCGGAACGCCTGGCGTAGGAACGCCTGGCGAAGGAACGACGGCGGATTTACTGGCCAACGCTGACATCGTCGCCACCACAGACCCCGCCGCTGCGTATCAAACGCTCGGCGCTGCCAAGCCCNCTCTCGTTGTGGCCGTTGCACTGCCCGCTTTGCAGATGCGCTGGATAGGCGAGCTCCCGCCCCGAACCCTGGACTACTCAGGGGATGTCCGAGCGCACGCCGATGTGTTCTTTGCCGTCGACGAGCCAGCAGCAACAGACCTCGCGTGGCGGCACGAATCCGCAGCCACCAGTTCAGCCACTAGCTACGCCTCGCTGTTGGCGGGACTGACACCAACAGGACTACCTGAAGCACCCCAGCGGGTGTTGTTGCAGGTCCAAGATGGGTGGAACGCCGTGGTACCTGCTGCACTGAAGGCATGGGCCACTGGCGGTTCCGTGGTGCTCCTGGACACGGCAGTGCAACCCACAGACCGTCTGCGCAGCAGCGAAAACATCACCCTGGGCTAA
- a CDS encoding glycosyltransferase, whose product MVAHNGGAYLPTVLSALAAQTRSVDHVLAADAGSTDNSGELLRKELSERNVITLDARKGYGAAVDAVLDFQARMGFGATVPARATVPAVSGGVAVLEENRPSSNEWIWLLQDDAAPAPEALQLLLEATERATTATVVGCKQLDWDNHRRLVDVGLWANKWFDRFSLVGLDEQDQGQYDDHSDMFAVNTAGMLVRRDVFEKMGGFDPALPGPGDDLDFCARVRLAGDRVLVVPAAHMYHVVHRPNGLGSAVAARKAGIFLRLKHAPAWTVPFLVLGTFLAAIYWLVAGFVLKAPGHAVRIFAATCTGILRPVTLLRSRRALAAQRSKPRAVHKGLLVEPRVARAHLKMLRESVGPDEEAPQEILDGPSILEPTGETHQEPVAPLAALKTPPIVSALALTVLLTIFSLLALSRLLTAPALTGGALLPVSEQLGQVWQHATAWWVSLGSGLPGRGNPFNFVLALLGSLGSNGSVAVLWLVLLALPLAGFTAWLAAGALTLARWPRIVAGLAWAGAPVLLVALGQGRIGALLAHILIPLVMLGLIRAVGGAVSPAVKTVIIDGAMAGSFSAPVAKMGRPGVDGNPSWTAAAAAGLALAVVTAASPSLLPVAVVGILAGVLVVGRRGRTVWWALVPSAALFLPFVWSAWANPRALLGDPGVPLASTPGPLWQQLLGFPERLSASEGILGLGDFASASWLTWLAVFVIGTPVVIAAVVALLLPLRRAALVRTLWLVALLALAAAYAGKFIAVAFDGVSLVTAFNGPAVSLAFFALLGAALLGFDAVYRRAYNPAARTLGAVAAERHGVAKSTAVILSVLMVAGPVASLGLWGVQQFSAQPAAPALTGSFLPQAVTAGTLPATAADRGSGPEASRSIVLTVMPDGGVQAALVQGSGTTLDTMNSIATAARVTGDPGQDALLEGDGATAAFENSVAVIMSKSDLDPRAGLVELGVGFVVLREGDTAAELLAGELEAVPGLDTVGPTESGWLWRVKPTYTTDGLTDVINRVRLVDANGSAVAPVASQGHNVSTDIPAGEAGRTVVLAERAEPGWQAWLDGKALKSTNAQWAXGFKLPATAGHLEIRYVHPMDTVLTLTQLVLFGLTLLLALPVRTRRGRTGAYRDEASLQKVGRGA is encoded by the coding sequence CTGGTTGCCCACAACGGCGGTGCCTATCTCCCCACGGTTTTATCCGCACTTGCTGCACAGACCCGGTCAGTGGACCATGTTTTGGCTGCCGATGCGGGATCCACAGACAATTCNGGGGAGTTGCTGCGCAAGGAACTTAGCGAACGCAACGTCATTACCCTTGACGCGCGCAAAGGCTACGGTGCGGCAGTTGATGCGGTGCTGGACTTCCAGGCACGCATGGGATTCGGTGCCACCGTGCCCGCCCGGGCCACTGTCCCGGCAGTCAGCGGTGGCGTGGCCGTCCTTGAGGAGAACCGTCCAAGCAGCAACGAATGGATCTGGCTGCTTCAAGACGACGCAGCCCCGGCACCTGAGGCACTGCAACTGCTGCTGGAAGCGACCGAACGTGCCACTACGGCAACAGTTGTAGGCTGCAAACAGCTTGATTGGGACAATCACAGGCGCCTTGTGGACGTGGGACTGTGGGCCAATAAGTGGTTTGACCGGTTCTCCCTTGTTGGCCTCGATGAGCAGGACCAAGGCCAGTACGATGACCACTCCGACATGTTCGCTGTCAACACTGCAGGCATGCTGGTGCGCAGGGACGTCTTTGAGAAAATGGGCGGCTTTGACCCGGCTCTGCCTGGCCCCGGTGATGACTTGGACTTTTGTGCACGTGTGAGGCTGGCAGGCGACAGGGTCCTTGTGGTCCCCGCCGCCCACATGTATCACGTGGTGCATAGGCCTAACGGCCTGGGCTCCGCCGTGGCGGCCCGCAAAGCCGGTATCTTCTTGCGGCTCAAACACGCCCCTGCCTGGACCGTGCCGTTCCTAGTCCTAGGTACGTTCCTGGCAGCGATTTACTGGCTAGTGGCAGGTTTTGTCCTCAAAGCGCCCGGTCATGCCGTGCGCATCTTCGCAGCCACCTGTACAGGAATTCTGCGCCCGGTCACACTCCTTCGCAGCCGACGTGCTTTGGCCGCCCAGCGGAGCAAGCCTCGCGCTGTCCACAAGGGCCTTCTTGTTGAGCCAAGGGTGGCCCGTGCGCACCTGAAAATGCTGCGTGAATCTGTTGGACCGGATGAAGAAGCGCCGCAGGAAATTCTGGACGGCCCATCAATTCTTGAACCAACGGGTGAAACTCACCAAGAGCCCGTGGCCCCGCTGGCCGCACTGAAGACGCCGCCGATCGTCAGCGCACTGGCCTTGACCGTGCTGCTGACCATATTTTCTTTGCTAGCCCTCTCACGCCTGCTGACTGCTCCGGCTCTGACAGGCGGGGCACTGCTGCCAGTGTCAGAGCAGCTTGGCCAAGTGTGGCAACACGCCACTGCCTGGTGGGTATCACTGGGCTCTGGCCTGCCTGGACGCGGTAACCCGTTTAACTTTGTTCTTGCTCTACTGGGCTCTCTGGGCAGCAATGGTTCGGTTGCCGTGCTGTGGCTGGTGCTGCTGGCACTTCCGCTGGCTGGGTTCACCGCGTGGCTGGCTGCAGGTGCCCTGACCCTGGCGCGTTGGCCCCGTATTGTGGCGGGCCTTGCCTGGGCTGGTGCCCCGGTTCTGCTGGTTGCTTTGGGGCAGGGTCGCATTGGGGCCTTGCTGGCCCACATTCTGATTCCCTTGGTCATGCTTGGTTTGATTCGCGCTGTGGGCGGCGCCGTGAGCCCTGCAGTGAAGACAGTCATCATTGACGGTGCCATGGCAGGTTCATTTTCTGCGCCGGTGGCGAAAATGGGGCGTCCTGGGGTAGACGGTAACCCGTCGTGGACAGCTGCGGCAGCGGCAGGGTTGGCCCTTGCCGTTGTGACGGCGGCATCGCCGAGTCTGCTGCCTGTGGCCGTGGTGGGTATTTTAGCTGGCGTGCTTGTCGTGGGCCGGCGCGGTCGGACCGTGTGGTGGGCTTTGGTCCCCTCGGCAGCCCTGTTCTTGCCGTTTGTCTGGTCTGCTTGGGCCAATCCCCGCGCGCTCCTTGGTGATCCCGGTGTTCCGTTGGCGTCAACCCCGGGCCCGCTCTGGCAGCAGCTGTTGGGGTTCCCGGAACGTCTCAGTGCCTCTGAAGGCATCCTGGGACTGGGTGATTTTGCTTCCGCTTCATGGCTGACGTGGCTGGCCGTGTTCGTGATCGGCACACCGGTTGTCATTGCCGCAGTAGTGGCGCTCTTGCTTCCCCTGCGCCGCGCCGCACTTGTGCGCACGCTATGGCTTGTGGCGCTTCTGGCCTTGGCCGCCGCCTATGCTGGCAAGTTCATTGCGGTGGCGTTCGACGGCGTCAGCCTAGTGACGGCCTTTAACGGACCTGCCGTTTCACTTGCCTTCTTTGCCCTGCTCGGTGCAGCCCTTCTAGGGTTCGATGCGGTGTACCGCCGCGCCTATAATCCAGCCGCCCGGACCTTGGGAGCCGTGGCCGCTGAACGCCACGGAGTTGCCAAGTCCACGGCTGTGATCCTGTCTGTACTCATGGTCGCCGGGCCGGTAGCAAGCTTGGGGCTTTGGGGCGTGCAACAATTCTCTGCGCAGCCTGCTGCGCCAGCACTAACAGGATCATTCCTGCCACAGGCGGTCACGGCAGGGACGCTTCCGGCCACAGCGGCTGACCGCGGGTCAGGACCAGAAGCAAGCCGGAGCATTGTCCTGACTGTTATGCCTGATGGCGGNGTGCAGGCCGCCCTGGTGCAGGGATCTGGCACAACCCTGGACACCATGAATAGCATTGCTACGGCCGCGCGTGTCACTGGCGATCCGGGCCAGGATGCCCTTCTTGAGGGTGACGGCGCCACGGCCGCATTTGAAAATAGTGTCGCAGTCATCATGTCCAAATCTGACCTTGATCCGCGCGCTGGTTTGGTTGAACTTGGTGTGGGTTTTGTGGTGCTGCGTGAAGGCGACACTGCTGCTGAACTATTGGCGGGCGAGCTGGAAGCTGTCCCAGGCCTGGACACTGTGGGCCCCACTGAATCTGGTTGGCTGTGGCGGGTGAAACCGACGTACACAACTGACGGGCTCACAGATGTTATCAACCGGGTCCGGTTAGTAGATGCCAACGGTAGTGCCGTGGCTCCTGTGGCCTCACAGGGTCATAATGTCTCCACCGATATTCCAGCAGGTGAGGCTGGACGCACGGTAGTGCTGGCCGAGAGAGCTGAGCCAGGCTGGCAGGCGTGGTTGGACGGTAAGGCCCTGAAATCGACCAATGCGCAATGGGCGCANGGTTTTAAACTGCCCGCCACGGCTGGGCATTTAGAAATCCGTTATGTTCATCCAATGGACACTGTCTTGACTCTGACGCAGCTGGTNCTNTTTGGACTGACATTGTTGCTGGCCTTGCCGGTGCGGACACGACGTGGCCGTACCGGGGCGTATAGAGATGAAGCATCATTGCAAAAGGTTGGTAGAGGTGCCTGA